The Primulina tabacum isolate GXHZ01 chromosome 10, ASM2559414v2, whole genome shotgun sequence region GGAATAGTAGGTTGAGATATGTTGCTAAAGGGGTATGTCATGGGCGATCAGGAGGCTCTTCCCCAAAAAGCTTGTTGAGGTATGTTGCTAAAGGGGTACCTCTATCCGGATTGTAATAGCTTGTTTGCACTCCAGAAGGTATATCGACAGAATCAGGAGGCTCTTCCCCAAAAAGTTTATTGAAAAATGATGGCATTTCAGAAGTGATTGAAAGAAATGGTACGGTCTGCCTCCGTAATGTGGCACGAGGTTGTTGTTGAGATGATATCCCCTCATCGGGATTTGTAAAAGTATTcacttcatcatcatcattcatttcttcttcttcagactcGCTATATGACATATCGGGTTCAGAATCAGTCCTCCAAATATCATCATTAGTGGCCAGATCTGGACAACGATAACTGATATCTAATGTTGGATTCGGCAATTATGGAGCATGATTTTGTTCCGACGAGACATTGATATATTGATCCCAAGACCCACTTACATCATCGACATTTATAGTACCGAGTCCTTCAGTAACCTGTGGAACATAAGATTCTTGATCCTGGAAACCACCATATGTAGAAGTACCGGGTTGGTTATTGAAACCTGAATCGGATGCATGTGGAACGTAGGATTCATGATCATCAAatccaacatgatgctcaattgaATTTGCTTCCACGTATAAATGCAACACATGTATATTTTCACATTGCATTATAAACTGTAAAACATCATCATCAACGAGATTGACTTGAATTTCATGCCAAGATGATCTCTCAATGAatgaatattttgttaacaACTTCATAGAAAAGTTGGTTGGATCGATTCCTAACATTTTATGCACAACTTCAACCAACTCCAACAAATTAATAAATCGTAATACTCATATCGGTCTAAAAAATAGAATGCTATATTCAACCAATCCATTATCGATAACTACATGACCATCAAAATATAAGAGTACATCGATGTTAGGCATTTTGCCaatgaaatttgagagaaaaattaagATGAAATTGATATCTCCTTCGTCGAAGTTATCATCAATTATATACCAACAATGTTGAAGactatttaaatttgaattatttaacTTGACGTGAAAATTCAGAAGTTCAGTTCACGTGAAAATTCAGAACTCCAGCGTTCACGTGAAATTTCAGAACTCCAGAGTTCACGTGAAAGTTGACGAAATGGACGGCCACAAATAATCGAAAAatgagaaagaaaaaaaaatatacagaGTCCGTGCTTACAAAGCATAGACACTGGCTCCACGTGGAGATGGTTCGTGCTTCGTAAGCGCGGACGCTCCACCGTGGAGGCACCGTCCATGCTTACAAAGCACGGACCATCTCCACGTAGTCATGgtccgtgcttcgtaagcacggattgaagtatttgtgaaaaaaaaattaaattatttttgaaatatttttaaaaaattaaattaattataaaataaccCCGATTTGATGATACCCAATACAAAACACTAGATCTAAATTACTTGACTCCACATATATCTTCATACCctacaattaatattatgacTTTCCATGCAATAATAATACCTCATAAAATTTAGaaacatttaattttttaacttaaaattttaattaataatcaaaattgaggggtcaaatttatcttttaaaaaaggGGGTGAATTTGCTTTAAatccaaaaatcaaacttaattTTGCAGGAAAAAAATGTATTTGTACTCAtagattcaaaaaaataaaaaattatgtattttcCGGATCCACATGTTTTTCGCGGAAGAAAATTTAttcaaaacattgaaaatttgatgctaatatataatatttgagcatcaactatttaatatatggtacaAAAGATAATATATTGAGTAAAAAATAAGAACAAATTTATTAATATCAACATTTTTTACACATGTTTGAGCACTAAAAAAATCACGTATTAATACCAGATCTAAAATAATTGGtaatcaaatatcatatattaatataatattttaattttttgtccTTATTTTTATCCGAAAAACAATATGTCATTAATATCAATACTTACTATacatatttgagtactaattaatcatatattaatatcagatttGAAACATCTTATcctcaaatataatttattaatatcatatttttattattatgtaCCAATTTTATCCGAAAAAATAGGTGAGTTCAGGTAATACATGAACATTTTTTATAGatcaagaataaaaatatataattattctGACAAAAATTGAATATAAATGTAAGAATTTAATGCAAATTTATTCCTAAAATGAAATCACATCGAAAGAGTaggattaaatatttatttgtagaAAGCCTTCTTCGAATTTTACCCATCAGCCTGtccttattatatatatatatatatatacactctGTGTTTGCGTAGCAAATTCTAGTTCTCTTTGTCCGCAGTCGATCAGCATTGTGAGGTTTGCACCGAAATTTTCTCTCTTCAACATCGTTTATGTGTATTCGATTTCTCCATTCTTTTGAGTTACTTTGATAATAGTTTTCCGTATTCGTACTTCTGAACTTCAGTTGTAGTCTAATTTCTTCGCTGTTTATTTGGTTGTTTCTTGCGAATGCTGGAATTTTTACAGCTCTATTGATCAGCGTCTGCttcgtttttttcttttttttttttcccatggTTTTTAGGTGAGTGATAATCTGCGATGAATTTTGATCCGTAATTGTTATTTTGTATTGTAATGATATGGTAATGGCATTAAATAGGTCGACTCGATATCAAACAATTTTATGCCGATTAGGCGGGTCTACTGCAGTAAGTTATTGATTATTTGAAGATACGGATATTGGCTGGAACAAGTTGTAGTGTGTAGGGTGGGTCTACGCCAGTGAATCATTGAAGGAATTCAAAGTTGTCACAAGCAATATATAAGAgcagtgtgtgtgtgtaagaGCTTATTTTTGTACGAAAGCTTATCATTCATTAAGGTATATAAAGAACAGGTACCGACACTCTATGCTTTTACTTAAGAAAAAGATGTGTCGGTTATCACATCATTTGAGCATGTCGGCGAGTCCATTAATGTTTGTGCTCTTTTTTCTAATGACGGTTTAGGAACGATTTTGTGAATTTCGTTGATGGTGAAGTGTTATTTTAATGGTTTAGGCACTTAATTTTATGTCCATTACTGAAAGAATATATGGTGTATGGCATAAGACTTCATCATTGCGTGGTAAGATTCTGTAAATTCCTCTCGCATATAAGAATTCAGGTGGTAAGGGGCTTATAAGCTCAGACAATTCGTCATGATATATCGAGTTAGTGTTACAGGATTTTTAGATTCAATTTGCATATATTATAGGATATTCTCAACCATGATATCGAGTTAGTGTTACAGGATTTTTAGATTCAATTTGCATATATTATAGGATATTCTCAACAGGTGCTTCTGCACTCTTTTTTGTTGTAGATAACAACTGTAATTTTGTTCATGGAAGATGGTAAACTGATAATATCTTCTCACCCACAACTATATGCAtgtgaaaaatatataaaatgcaTTGTTTTTCTACCTGTACAACAATTTAACGAGCAAGAACGGGTCTTTAACAGCGGTTCTACAAGTACGTGGTCCTTAGGATGAGTATTTCCTTATTCCAAAATGTCTCCTGATTTTTCTCTATGATTATTCACTGGTTTTGAATCATATCCAGAGCTTCTTGGCGCGTCGTAGGGGAGACATCTGATCAAATGGAGATTACAAATGTTATGGAGTATGAAGCCCTTGCGAGGGAGAAATTACCAAAAATGGTTTATGACTATTATGCCTCTGGTGCCGAGGACCAGTGGACTCTCAAAGAAAACCGAAATGCTTTTTCTAAGATTATGTAAAGTGCCTCAGTAGTTCCTTTAGAATGCTTGCTGTATGCATTATCTTTTTTCTAGAGATTCATTAATTTTCCAAGTATAAGGAATAAAGCAAATATCATTTATCTGGACTGGCTTTGTTGCCAAAAACTAAAAAAAGCTCTATTTGTTGTATAGGTTCCGCCCCCGTATATTAGTGGATGTTAGCAAGATTGATACAGACACATCTGTCTTGGGCTTCAAAATCTCAAGTCCCATAATGATTGCTCCTACGGCTATGCAGAAAATGGCACATCCAGAAGGTATTGAGTATAAACAGCTTGGTAGCCAAATTTTCAATTATCTTGAGTTAACAATCATGTATGAGAAACATTTTTAAACACACGATTGTATGATATGTTATTGTAAATTTGTTGTTAATATGTAGAAACTAAATTTGTGCACGCAACTTCTTAGGTAGTGTTTGCAAATGCTTGAAAAAAAGTGATTatgaactttttttaaaaaattggcaAAATTTTGTAAAGGAAACGTCCATGATcactttttttaaaacatttgcaAACACTACCTTAATAATGTACTTTATCTATAGCATTTCTGAAGCTGATTGATGCAAAACTTAAATCTATAATTTTCAACAAAGTATATGATCATgtttcaaagatttttctaggaCCCTTAAATCTAAAAGCATATTTTGACATATATTTCATCCTTTATATGCATTCCCAAGTgcttgaaataattttttaaatggtTGCTTGATGCAGGAGAGCTCGCAACAGCAAGAGCGGCATCGTCGGCGGGCACCATCATGGTTCGGATTTTCATCACCTCTATTTTCTTTCTCAATGTTAAAGTTTCATCTTAGTCTTTGCCTGCAACACTGATTGAAACATTTTATTGCCTTGCTACTGATCGATGGTTGATGTGCTATATAGACGTTATCCTCATGGGCCACCTCTAGCATTGAAGAGGTTGCATCCACGGCACCTGGAATTCGATTTTTTCAGCTTTATGTAAGTCCAAAAATCATCATCCACTTCTACTTGTTGGCCATTCTGCTGATTCTCTGCTTGTTATTTTCCATGATAATATAGTATTCTCCCTCGTATCTAATTACTACCTCACAGAATGAGCAATTGGAATCCATTAATAATAGCCATGTTATATAGCACAGATCCTTATTTAAAATCGTAGCCTCAGAGATGAGATATATTTCTCTTTAAATTTAGGTTACCAAAGACAGAAGCATTGTAACTCATCTCGTCAAAAGGGCTGAAAATGCTGGTTACAAGGCAATTGCCCTGACTGTGGACACTCCAAGACTTGGGCGCAGGGAAGCTGATATTAAGAACAGGTCAAGTTTTTACTAAATATTTTCCTCTCTTGTAGAGATTCAAATTCTAATGTTAGGTTTGTTAATTGATCTTCCCGTTTGTTTGactgaaaaattttatttaacttGTATGTGTATGTGTTTCCTCTTGCGCTAGTTTTGTCTGttcattgatatttatttttgtgtAAGCAGATTCGCTTTGCCATATAACTTGACACTGAAGAATTACGAAAAATTGAATCTTGCCACGATAGATGAGGTAAACATGCTAAAATACCTCTCATTGAATAAATTTAGTTCAGTGATCTTGTATTTTAATCCCACCATCCTACCAACTATTTGTGGCTGTTTTAGACCAATGACTCTGGACTTGCTTCATTTGTCGCCAACCAAATCGACCGATCTCTTAGCTGGAAGGTAGGAACGTCATTTTCACCTGATGAATCTAGCGAAATTGCAGGAAAATCAGTTTTATGTTTTCTTCTTGATAAAACCTGACAGGATGTGAAGTGGCTCCAGACAATCACTAACTTGCCGATCCTGGTGAAGGGTGTGTTAACCGCCGAAGATGGTATGCCCTTTACTTcagtaaatttaatttttttcaatgttTCTTTACCTTATATTGGTGCCCCTCGTTGATGTCTTATTTGAATGTATTTCAGCCGCCCTAGCTATACAAGCTGGAGCAGCCGGAATCATCGTATCCAATCACGGAGCTCGACAACTTGATTATGTTCCTGCGACCATAATGGCCTTGGAAGAGGTTATAAATACTTGTTTTGTTTATTGCAATTCCCTATTAAGTTTGTTACTCTTGGACAGTGGCTCAAGGGAGGGGGAGACCAGCAACCACGGTCGCCTCCATTTCTCTTGACCTTTTTAATACATGCATGATTCTTGTAGACAATATAGAACACTccttaaattatgaattttggcTCTGCAATGCCTTTGTGGGTTGTTTGATATGTAACCTGTTGTTAATCGAACACACAAcatttattttctcatttttgcGAGTTGAATACCTTTGCCCAAGGTGGAATTACATCTGTGTCTGTTAGTTTGTTGATAGTGTTTAGCAAGTAATATAATGATTCCAAACTTGAGAAAATGTTTCTGGTTTACACAGCCTTCTCCAGTATACTTTGTAGCCAGTCCAGGTTCAGACATTTTAGTTTGGAAACTTGCAGGTTGCAAGAGCAGCACAGGGCAGAGTTCCCGTTTTTCTTGATGGTGGGATTAGGCGAGGAACAGATGTCTTTAAAGCATTAGCCCTTGGAGCATCTGGTGTATTCGTAAGTATTGAAGGCACGGCTTCTACATATGACACCGTCAAACTTAGTGTTTAATTCACAAGTTCTCCTTCACTTATACTTCCTACTTCTGATTAGAACTTAAAACTTCGTGTTGtacatactacatatacatgaccAGAATAAATTTACCTGGAATCCGCATTAAATTCAATATTATTTAAAGTTAAGAACCATCGTCGTTGAGTCTTACAATAAGCTAACAAAATTTTTTTCCCGTTGGCAATGGATACTACAGATTGGAAGGCCAGTTGTTTTCTCATTAGCAGTTGATGGGGAGGCAGGTGTACGAAAAGTTCTTCAGATGCTGCGCGATGAGTTCGAGCTTACCATGGCATTAAGTGGTTGTCGC contains the following coding sequences:
- the LOC142505811 gene encoding glycolate oxidase 1-like, coding for MEITNVMEYEALAREKLPKMVYDYYASGAEDQWTLKENRNAFSKIMFRPRILVDVSKIDTDTSVLGFKISSPIMIAPTAMQKMAHPEGELATARAASSAGTIMTLSSWATSSIEEVASTAPGIRFFQLYVTKDRSIVTHLVKRAENAGYKAIALTVDTPRLGRREADIKNRFALPYNLTLKNYEKLNLATIDETNDSGLASFVANQIDRSLSWKDVKWLQTITNLPILVKGVLTAEDAALAIQAGAAGIIVSNHGARQLDYVPATIMALEEVARAAQGRVPVFLDGGIRRGTDVFKALALGASGVFIGRPVVFSLAVDGEAGVRKVLQMLRDEFELTMALSGCRSIKEITRSRIQVPGDTPRVTSRL